One genomic region from Cryptococcus gattii WM276 chromosome C, complete sequence encodes:
- a CDS encoding Hypothetical Protein (Similar to TIGR gene model, INSD accession AAW42208.1): MSAKPTVRRTYGKAPPRASSPLFDPSSPPPALSSTYRSSSPSSYRLDSPLGSSPPPPIRTRDKSPLFLPSEDDDDMDERDASRPESNYKGKQKAKENYIMEKKKVQSSLKGFFASLPKKRPLEPSMTVSAVKPTQPKVLGLSRPVTIANFLKTPQPINAKTGGSGRTKTRYMAQMHLTHLPLLHTCSTCGMSFVRGGPDEGFHATHHARVLRGILWEGMKKGEGEGWKVIQEDVEFGGKGRGRIIAVDGSFGGNTLAEILSTVDRVLSAPPLPPVILNRCKVFVFLTRSPPPPPSSSKRVKLDPTDNKLGKDKVKERVVSVVVAQGIKWAMKVLKEGEMEKEKSTTIESGGFGSVSCDPTPLPTPLGIHRLYTTPSYRSHSLSSRLLDAACEHTVYGCMFDPRRGEIAFSQPTESGRGVMERWGGGEVRVFVDDESQL; encoded by the exons ATGTCTGCGAA GCCCACTGTTCGCCGCACTTACGGCAAAGCTCCTCCACGCGCATCCTCACCCCTCTTCGACCCTTCATCACCTCCGCCAGCTCTTTCATCCACGTACCGTTCCTCTTCTCCGTCTTCCTACAGGCTGGATAGTCCACTGGGAAGctctccaccacctcctATCCGCACAAGAGACAAAAGTCCTCTGTTTTTGCCCAGcgaagatgatgacgaCATGGACGAACGCGACGCGTCACGGCCAGAATCGAATTACAAGGGAAAGCAAAAGGCCAAGGAAAATTATATtatggagaagaagaaggtaCAGTCATCGTTGAAGGGGTTCTTCGCGTCTTTACCGAAGAAAAGGCCACTTGAGCCCAGCATGACGGTTTCAGCTGTCAAGCCAACGCAGCCAAAAGTTCTCGGTCTCTCTCGTCCAGTCACTATCGCGAACTTCCTCAAAACCCCACAACCTATAAATGCAAAAACAGGCGGCAGTGGTAGGACTAAAACAAGATACATGGCACAAATGCATCTTACACATCTCCCGCTTCTTCACACATGTTCTACATGTGGCATGTCTTTTGTTCGCGGCGGTCCTGACGAAGGTTTTCACGCCACACACCATGCTAGAGTATTGCGTGGAATTCTATGGGAAGGTATGAAAAAGGGAGAAGGTGAAGGGTGGAAAGTCATTCAGGAAGACGTTGAGTTTGGCGGAAAAGGGCGAGGCAGAATCATTGCTGTTGATGGAAGCTTTGGCGGAAATACG CTTGCGGAGATTCTATCCACAGTCGATCGTGTTCTTTCAGcccctcctctccctcctgTAATTCTCAACCGGTGTAAAGTCTTTGTTTTCCTCACTCGTTCTCCTCCCCCGCCTCCATCTTCGTCAAAACGCGTCAAACTCGATCCCACAGACAATAAGCTAGGGAAAGATAAGGTTAAGGAACGAGTTGTCAGTGTCGTAGTTGCCCAAGGAATCAAATGGGCTATGAAAGTGCtaaaggaaggagagatggaaaaggaaaagagCACGACTATTGAAAGTGGTGGATTTGGTAGTGTCTCTTGCGA TCCTACACCACTGCCAACTCCTCTGGGTATCCACCGCCTTTACACAACCCCTTCTTACCGCTCACACTCATTATCATCTCGACTCCTCGATGCGGCGTGCGAACATACGGTTTATGGCTGCATGTTTGATCCGAGGAGGGGGGAAATTGCATTTAGCCAACCAACTGAGAGCGGACGTGGTGTTATGGAGCGATGGGGGGGGGGAGAAGTTAGGGTGTTTGTGGATGACGAAAGTCAGCTCTAA
- a CDS encoding fumarate hydratase, putative (Similar to TIGR gene model, INSD accession AAW42210.1): protein MLSRSLRLTRTLPRVSVASRAFSSTSYIMAEQKFRKEKDTFGDLQVPADRYWGAQTQRSLMNFDIGGPTERMPPPLIKAFGVLKKAAATVNQTYGLPADVAANIQKAADEVISGKLIDEFPLVVFQTGSGTQTNMNVNEVISNRAIEMMGGELGSKKPVHPNDHVNMSQSSNDTFPTAMHIAAVVEINEQLLPAMKELHAALKAKQDAFEHIIKIGRTHLQDATPLTLGQEFSGYVTQVERGIGRVEATLKNLSMLAQGGTAVGTGLNTRKGFDEKVAAEISKITGYEFITAPNKFEALAAHDAIVEASGALNVVAVSFMKIANDIRYLGSGPRCGLGELELPENEPGSSIMPGKVNPTQCEALTMVAAQVMGNNTTISVAGSYGQFELNVFKPVLIKNLLQSIRLLSDGARSFTKNCVVGIKANEDKIKKIMNESLMLATCLNSTLGYDDVAAIAKKAHKEGLTLKESTLALGKLTSEQFDEKVRPELMLAPTDA from the exons ATGCTCTCCCGATCACTCAGA CTCACTCGCACTCTTCCCCGTGTCTCTGTTGCTTCTCGCGCATTCTCTTCCACTTCATACATCATGGCAGAGCAAAAGTTcagaaaggagaaggacaCCTTTGGTGACCTCCAGGTCCCCGCTGACAGGTACTGGGGTGCCCAGACTCAGCGAAGTTTGATGAACTTCGACATCG GCGGTCCCACCGAGCGAATGCCTCCCCCCCTTATTAAGGCTTTCGGTGTCCTCAAGAAGGCCGCCGCTACTGTTAACCAGACCTATGGCCTTCCCGCCGATGTTGCCGCGAACATCCAGAAGGCCGCGGACGAAGTCATATCTGGCAAGCTCATCGACGAATTCCCTCTCGTCGTCTTTCAGACTGGTTCTGGCACCCAGACCAACATGAATGTGAACGAGGTCATTTCCAACAGGGCCATCGAGATGATGGGTGGTGAGCTTGGTAGCAAGAAGCCCGTTCACCCCAACGACCATGTTAACATGAGCCAGTCTTCCAACGACAC TTTCCCCACCGCTATGCACATTGCTGCCGTCGTTGAGATCAACGAGCAACTTCTTCCCGCGATGAAGGAGCTTCACGCTGCCCTTAAGGCCAAGCAGGACGCTTTCGAGCACATCATCAAGATCGGTCGAACTCACTTGCAGGACGCTACCCCCTTGACTCTTGGTCAGGAGTTCTCTGGTTATGTCACCCAGGTTGAGAGGGGTATCGGCCGTGTTGAGGCCACTTTGAAGAACTTGAGCATGTTGGCCCAGGGTGGTACCGCTGTCGGTACTGGTTTGAACACCAGAAAGGGCTTTGACGAGAAGGTTGCTGCTGAGATCTCCAAGATCACCGGCTACGAATTTATCACTGCTCCTAACAAG TTTGAGGCCCTTGCCGCTCACGACGCTATCGTCGAGGCCTCCGGTGCCCTCAACGTTGTCGCTGTCAGCTTCATGAAGATTGCCAACGACATCAGGTACCTCGGATCTGGTCCTCGATGCGGTCTCGGTGAACTCGAGTTGCCCGAGAACGAGCCTGGATCTTCCATCATGCCCGGCAA GGTCAACCCTACCCAATGTGAGGCCCTCACCATGGTTGCTGCCCAGGTCATGGGTAACAACACCACTATCTCCGTTGCCGGATCATACGGCCAGTTCGAGCTTAACGTTTTCAAGCCCGTTCTCATCAAGAACCTCTTACAGTCCATCCGACTCTTGTCTGATGGTGCCAGGAGCTTCACCAAGAACTGTGTCGTCGGTATCAAGGCGAACGAAGATAAGATTAAGAAGATCATGAACGAGAGTTTGATGTTGGCTACCTGCTTGAACAGCACTCTGGGTTACGATG ATGTCGCTGCTATTGCCAAGAAGGCTCACAAGGAGGGTCTTACCCTCAAGGAGTCCACCCTTGCCCTTGGCAAGCTCACTTCCGAGCAGTTCGACGAGAAGGTCAGGCCTGAGC TCATGTTGGCTCCTACCGACGCTTAA
- a CDS encoding Hypothetical Protein (Similar to TIGR gene model, INSD accession AAW42212.1) — MEAIRPVGGQRQNDNFLSNSENSLVNDLPPPPEPFPLHLLSKNASSSTDSRVESDQILVIKRLRSVQRSCIDALSALLPDHAAQNGDVDWDPSLAADSDGQLAQALMELLEATYELESLTPSPAGPALQEERGVGVVSGEIASLGNLTTQLDRLQSARVASRPQTPIIGTYSDAAAPHPAMSMVRLELVWARLESLSLAIVELSRQRHQQSAENREASPPSYETYHDGSHELPQYSEVNPDTSSASVAKSADLPKLKDNSRSPSSLEPSRAQTCANREKMLNELEAVTSAIERLYGVSPQLSNQRVELRPQAPSSAEGRHDRNNEIADVKSNERVDEEQKMKELNEIWRQLQDVRRKREEMEGQRADFSTSQSRSKERFITQLIEQAEKQRFSSQDSEIGPIDIELAKARELKDRDHFLRDLIEQSADRRLDNQDVIALADDRSAARLPKKQALISALVTHSQTTGLSSQNSPLTSECKLAESPFAFVSQLVENSSAGRLHDQDPLPPISKGDDTMEACGEKDSMEIVTVKDFLASSRPPISQSEANVRESMKKSERSNIEGGGKRRVVSKITGMVKKGSVHLGLKSTFSTDQNNVTYVVEHQENLKSLQVLVHGVGISSDLELNIQTLSSSSGSTKAAIITSKKDPSLSIDVVLPVSVYSDQTMPLVPQSLYQEAKLSALPTPAASNALMITHALSAPDFRSMKPTVLCCTICQRHLAGLPFYRDLKQAYKDLPSDHWAEMIDIWMCHDDPAFTARLAGMTEEGFWPRDGGVLVGGSYVLLEETRGKWETLQKGIQKEAIVPFPWAAFHFCSLTSLLNQGRSSLAIFLPCPGRELFWLIQRSKNKALHPRVDQTFDSQRIRGQRLHTEPWRLINCSCGEVVGKQRVDDGKPGSGTLRFSKWAVGLLDDDDSVITRFPLSVFVVSDMLELAQAHASFRFIISEEETGDQKLYLWLFNASTSVSYFKPTPTSAQTSPLRSSFTVSQSSDRRSVRLRRSSAAGSITTNNSERNGGSSRDDGSGKSIKAVKIMYKIVDESTHLDKLPGFCPGGQIEHLTYSHEVCSTLITTLKESTSVYPLARRSMGAFHVGFLERA; from the exons ATGGAAGCCATTCGTCCAGTCGGCGGCCAACGTCAGAACGACAATTTTCTATCAAATTCGGAAAACTCGCTCGTGAACGACCTTCCCCCTCCGCCAGAGCCATTTCCTTTACATCTCCTTTCAAAGAACGCATCAAGTTCTACAGACTCGAGAGTAGAATCAGATCAGATC CTTGTCATCAAACGCCTCCGCTCTGTGCAGAGATCATGTATCGATGCTCTTTCAGCCTTACTTCCAGATCATGCGGCACAGAACGGTGATGTTGATTGGGATCCAAGCTTGGCTGCTGATTCGGATGGTCAGCTTGCACAAGCTTTAATGGAATTGTTAGAGGCGACGTATGAGCTCGAGAGTCTTACTCCATCTCCAGCTGGACCGGCATTACAAGAAGAGCGCGGAGTGGGAGTAGTCAGCGGGGAGATTGCGTCTTTAGGAAACCTCACAACCCAACTGGATAGGCTTCAATCGGCGCGTGTGGCTTCTAGACCTCAGACCCCAATCATAGGAACGTATTCAGATGCTGCTGCCCCTCACCCAGCGATGAGTATGGTGAGGCTGGAGTTGGTCTGGGCGCGATTAGAGAGTCTGAGTTTGGCTATTGTTGAACTTTCTCGTCAGCGGCATCAACAGTCGGCAGAAAACAGAGAAGCTTCACCTCCAAGCTATGAAACCTATCATGACGGTAGTCACGAGCTGCCGCAATACTCGGAAGTCAACCCAGATACATCTTCTGCATCCGTGGCGAAGTCGGCTGATTTGCCCAAGCTCAAAGACAATTCTAGatctccctcttctcttgAACCTTCCAGAGCTCAAACATGTGCGAATAGAGAAAAGATGCTCAATGAACTGGAAGCTGTGACATCTGCTATTGAACGGCTGTATGGTGTATCTCCGCAACTATCGAATCAAAGAGTTGAGCTACGACCGCAGgccccttcttctgcaGAGGGACGACATGATCGAAACAATGAGATCGCGGATGTGAAGTCAAATGAAAGAGTGGATGAAGAACAAAAGATGAAAGAGTTGAACGAGATCTGGCGTCAATTGCAGGATGtaaggaggaagagagaagaaatggaaggTCAGAGGGCTGACTTCAGCACCTCACAGTCTCGGAGC AAAGAGAGATTTATTACTCAATTGATAGAGCAGGCGGAGAAGCAAAGGTTCTCGTCTCAGGATAGCGAGATAGGTCCTATCGATATCGAACTTGCCAAGGCGAGAGAATTGAAAGAC AGAGATCATTTTCTGCGAGACCTCATTGAACAATCCGCAGATCGGCGGTTGGACAATCAAGATGTTATTGCGTTAGCAGACGATCGAAGCGCTGCCCGTCTCCCCAAG AAACAAGCTCTCATTAGCGCGCTCGTTACTCATAGCCAGACAACTGGACTGTCATCTCAAAATTCCCCCCTCACTTCAGAGTGCAAGTTGGCCGAAAGCCCGTTCGCTTTCGTCAGCCAGCTCGTGGAGAATTCTTCCGCTGGGAGGTTACATGATCAGGATCCTTTACCTCCTATCTCCAAAGGGGACGACACTATGGAAGCCTGCGGAGAGAAAGACTCAATGGAGATCGTTACTGTGAAGGATTTTCTTGCCTCAAGTCGACCTCCAATTTCACAGAGTGAAGCAAATGTCAGAGAATCAATGAAAAAAAGCGAAAGGTCAAATATTgagggaggagggaaaCGGAGGGTTGTGTCCAAGATCACAGGaatggtgaagaagggtaGTGTACATTTGGGATTAAAATCCACATTCTCCACTG ACCAAAACAATGTGACATATGTGGTTGAGCACCAGGAGAATTTGAAGAGTCTTCAGGTACTGGTACACGGCGTTGGCATCTCATCGGACCTCGAACTTAACATCCAGACTCTCTCGTCAAGCTCTGGCTCCACAAAGGCTGCTATCATAACGTCTAAAAAGGACCCTTCGCTATCCATTGATGTGGTACTGCCGGTTTCCGTGTACTCTGACCAAACCATGCCTCTTGTTCCTCAGTCCCTTTATCAGGAAGCAAAACTCTCGGCGCTGCCTACGCCCGCAGCCTCTAATGCGTTGATGATCACTCATGCGCTTTCTGCCCCAGACTTCCGTTCTATGAAGCCAACTGTACTATGCTGTACCATATGCCAACGCCATCTCGCCGGTCTTCCATTCTATCGGGATCTTAAGCAAGCGTACAAAGATCTTCCATCAGATCACTGGGCAGAAATGATTGATATTTGGATGTGTCACGACGATCCTGCCTTTACCGCGCGACTTGCAGGTATGACGGAAGAAGGATTCTGGCCGAGAGATGGTGGCGTCTTGGTCGGGGGGAGTTATGTGCTGTTAGAGGAGACTAGGGGTAAATGGGAAACTCTTCAGAAGGGAATACAGAAGGAA GCCATCGTCCCGTTTCCTTGGGCGGCTTTTCACTTTTGCTCTCTGACCTCATTACTCAatcaaggaagaagctCTTTAGCAA TATTCCTCCCATGTCCCGGGAGGGAGCTTTTTTGGTTGATACAACGGTCCAAGAATAAGGCACTCCATCCTCGAGTTGATCAAACCTTTGACTCGCAAAGAATTCGTGGGCAGAGGCTACAC ACTGAACCATGGCGCCTTATTAATTGCAGTTGTGGAGAGGTTGTAGGTAAACAGCGTGTAGATGACGGAAAGCCGGGCAGTGGGACTTTGAGGTTCTCTAAATGGGCCGTCGGCCTTTTAGACGACGACGACAGCGTGATCACTCGATTCCCTCTTTCAGTCTTTGTTGTTTCCGACATGCTCGAGCTAGCGCAAGCCCACGCAAGTTTCCGATTCATCATttcggaagaagaaacagGCGATCAAAAACTCTAT CTTTGGTTATTCAACGCCTCCACATCTGTATCGTATTTCAAACCTACCCCTACCTCAGCCCAAACGTCACCGCTCCGCTCGTCATTCACTGTTAGCCAGAGCTCGGATAGAAGAAGCGTAAGGTTGCGTAGATCTTCAGCAGCTGGTTCGATCACGACCAACAACTCTGAAAGAAATGGAGGTAGCTCCAGGGATGATGGCAGCGGCAAGAGCATTAAGGCCGTCAAAATTATGTACAAAATTGTGGATGAATCCACCCA TCTCGATAAATTACCAGGCTTTTGTCCTGGTGGCCAAATTGAACACCTTACATATTCTCATGAAGTCTGTTCGACGTTGATTACCACATTGAAAGAAAGCACCTCAGTTTACCCCTTAGCCAGAAGGTCGATGGGTGCATTTCATGTGGGATTTTTGGAACGTGCTTAG
- a CDS encoding Hypothetical Protein (Similar to TIGR gene model, INSD accession AAW42214.1), which yields MPRITPAAILRSATATRQPLASRAAIRPLISPASPSRLAAPRRYQSTSQQPNEHSTTENKESDPKSTESKPEGAKEAKMGLKISWIFSGLAGLGALVTIYGLLEFYSTLTTWPKEVRKPLRAALKAKLRGDYGKAETFFREALEIALQLGPSALEPEPLLKISGIYVELANVLEIQRQRVSAFVELRTALEMFGPDPLRRVEPLSLPEVTALGGGPGGQWIGEEYRLTKKDHVRAIGLYQKLGQLALEVASSPTGSTYASTLGGGSTEQMLKTWDDAAEYYLSSALTSMLHLGLPGSSSTSPTGGPVILGRDVSLPDAPPSENPEDVDQGGQVDKRGLGMTMESLSEVYTRKGQYDMAGQLLLQAISLLLPPQSKETPPMRDRCQAAMLMTTISSHALHPPTAKSLKVSRSWSLRSLQISQQALAEAEGGSFKDTPLEAAEAICQRARAVGLHNLGMLAEMEKDHAGAQNFFKKALAASRETGFVEGKREALAALRRVQSVTGESA from the exons ATGCCCAGGATAACGCCTGCAGCCATCTTACGCTCAGCAACAGCCACCAGGCAGCCACTCGCCTCCCGTGCAGCTATCCGACCCCTCATCTCCCCCGCTTCTCCTTCACGCCTCGCCGCTCCAAGAAGGTACCAGTCGACATCCCAGCAGCCCAACGAACATTCTACAACAGAAAACAAAGAGTCAGATCCAAAATCTACTGAATCCAAGCCTGAGGGTGCAAAAGAAGCAAAGATGGGGCTCAAAATTTCCTGGATATTCTCAGGCCTCGCAGGTCTTGGAGCACTGGTAACAATCTATGGATT GCTGGAGTTCTACTCAACCCTCACGACCTGGCCCAAGGAAGTCCGTAAGCCCTTGAGAGCTGCGCTCAAAGCCAAGTTGAGAGGAGATTATGGTAAAGCAGAGACCTTTTTCAGAGA GGCACTCGAAATCGCTTTGCAATTGGGCCCATCAGCACTTGAACCTGAACCTCTCCTCAAAATATCGGGCATCTACGTTGAATTGGCCAATGTCCTGGAAATCCAACGCCAACGAGTTTCTGCATTTGTGGAGTTGCGCACAGCCCTCGAGATGTTTGGTCCTGATCCTCTTCGCCGTGTTGAGCCTTTGTCATTGCCAGAGGTGACCGCTTTGGGCGGCGGACCTGGTGGGCAATGGATCGGGGAGGAGTATAGATTGACCAAGAAGGACCATGTACGAGCGATCGGTCTGTACCAAAAGCTTGGACAGTTGGCTCTTGAAGTTGCTTCTTCGCCAACTGGGTCCACCTATGCCTCAACCCTTGGAGGGGGCAGCACAGAGCAAATGCTCAAGACATGGGATGACGCAGCAGAATACTATCTTTCCTCCGCGCTCACCTCTATGCTGCATCTCGGCCTGCCTGGTTCATCATCCACCTCCCCTACAGGAGGACCAGTCATCCTTGGGCGTGACGTCTCTCTCCCCGACGCCCCGCCAAGTGAGAATCCTGAAGATGTCGACCAAGGTGGCCAGGTTGACAAGCGAGGGTTGGGAATGACCATGGAGAGCTTGTCCGAGGTATATACGAGAAAGGGGCAGTATGATATGGCTGGACAACTGTTGTTGCAGGCTATATCATTACTGTTACCACCTCAAAGCAAAGAGACTCCTCCCATGAGGGACAGATGTCAGGCTGCAATG TTGATGACGACCATCTCCTCTCATGCTCTTCACCCTCCCACAGCTAAATCACTCAAGGTCTCCCGTTCATGGTCGCTCCGTTCCTTGCAAATTTCTCAACAAGCGCTCGCAGAAGCAGAGGGAGGATCATTCAAGGACACGCCGCTTGAGGCTGCAGAGGCTATATGCCAACGCGCCCGGGCAGTTGGGTTACACAATCTGGGAATGCTTGCAGAA ATGGAGAAGGATCATGCAGGAGCCCAGAATTTCTTTAAGAAGGCGCTTGCAGCCTCGCGGGAGACTGGATTCGTTGAAGGCAAGCGAGAAGCTCTGGCTGCTCTGCGTAGAGTACAAAGCGTTACTGGCGAAAGTGCATAG